In a genomic window of Anoplopoma fimbria isolate UVic2021 breed Golden Eagle Sablefish chromosome 6, Afim_UVic_2022, whole genome shotgun sequence:
- the zswim8 gene encoding LOW QUALITY PROTEIN: zinc finger SWIM domain-containing protein 8 (The sequence of the model RefSeq protein was modified relative to this genomic sequence to represent the inferred CDS: inserted 2 bases in 2 codons; deleted 1 base in 1 codon), producing MELMFAEWEDGERFSFEDSDRFEEDSLCSFISEAESLCQNWRGWRKQSAGPNSPTVKIKDGQVIPLVELSAKQVAFHIPFEVVEKVYPPVPEQLQLRIAYWSFPENEEDIRLYSCLANGSPDEFQRGEQLYRIRAVKDPLQIGFHLSATVVTSQSGQSKGAYNVAVMFDRCRITSCSCTCGAGAKWCAHVVALCLFRIHNASAVCLRAPVSESLSRLQRDQLQKFAQYLISELPQQILPTAQRLLDELLSSQSTAINTVCGAPDPTAGPSASDQSTWYLDESTLSDNIKKTLHKFCGPSPVVFSDVNSMYLSSTEPPAAAEWACLLRPLRGREPEGIWNLLSIVREMFKRRDSNAAPLLEILTEQCLTYEQIISWWYSVRTSASHSSASGHTGRSNGQSEVAAHACASMCDEMVVLWRLAVLDPTMSPCRRLELAGQLKQWHLKVIEIVKRGQHRKSLDKLFQGFKPAVESCYFNWEVAYPLDGITYCSADKKSATFCWSRAVQHQRGVKAAAGAGGEPPEPGRGRGEGGAGGDYKGRGHSSQQEVAVRPKETILTKRKGLSVSGGGGMLVRLGGGVSLSLEDGGGKCMYKGPGSSSGGKLKLTQGGGKGASVGGPGGSGGTGGGKHAGAKRRTSSEDSSLEPDLAELSLDDGCSLALGXEASNTFEFLPPPPEMLPSPSPLLRDSRKYSNSNGGGKMFEAKRVSHASTALPAAEPAPPHTVLVVMDMPSAAEKEAEPEVTPAQNKDEDVDSAGSNQPSTSTTTVKSGTTQPSVKPLRARREASSGGAVAGSGAAAAGGLVNQGAEAASGAAGGEAVGEDDYQAYYLSAASEEGADRQLAENHQEEEPDIFAGMNPLEQEEHMEVLFACAEALHAHGYSNEACRLAVELARDLLANPPDLKVEQPQTKGKKSKVSTSRQTQVATNTLSKAAFLLTVLSERLELHNLAFSTGMFSLELQRPPASTKALEVKLAYQESEVVSLLKKIPLGLVEMSAIRERGEQLRDGNFCDYRPVLPLMLASFIFDVLCTPVVSPTGXRPPSRNRNNEMPGDEELGFEAAVAALGMKTTVSEAEHPLLCEGTRRVKGDLALALMITYKDDQSKLKKILDKLLDRESQTHKPQTLSSFYSSKPAAGSQRSPSKHTAAGHGGAAGGVSKHAPASSSATAIATSSSGSPSAAAVAGEEAAHQADLNTVQNNSTAGESTAETREHVSDGPPLSSDQQNETAPFKLEATVPSRLALGARCGYNQRCWGSPVRQKKKHTGMASIDSSAPETTSDSSPTLSRRPLRGGWAATSWGRGQDSDSISSSSSDSLGSSSSSGSRRAGGGARAKSTDTSRYKGRRPECHAPHVPNQPSEAAAHFYFELAKTVLIKAGGNSSTSIFTQPSASGGHQGPHRNLHLCAFEIGLYALGLHNFVSPNWLSRTYSSHVSWITGQAMEIGSAALNILVECWDGHLTPPEVASLADRASRARDPNMVRAAAELALSCLPHAHALNPNEIQRALVQCKEQDNLMLEKACMAVEEAAKGGGVYPEVLFEVAHQWYWLYEQSVGGGSGQQRETSGRCGANGGSGRRPPETSCVVLDAGANMDSVGVATVTASVTTAAVVPVISVGSTIYQSHAMPGQAMAHPHSQGLHPYTTIQAHLPTVCTPQYLGHPLQHVPRPTVFPVAGAAYPQGMHPAFIGAQYPFAMATVPQPPMTATAVTFPGVPVPSMTQIAVHPYHAETGLPLSTTVAVGSVHSGPTIQAIQGTAMPSLSSQPGSLVSTPFPAEDEQHSQPISQQGLHYLHSAYRVGMLALEMLGRRAHNDHPNNFSRSPPYTEDVKWLLGLAARLGVNYVYQFCVGAAKGVLSPFVLQEIIMEALQRLNPAHIHAHLRTPAFHQLVQRCQQAYLQYIHHRLIHLTPADYDDFVNIIRSARGAFCLTPVGMMQFNDVLQNLKRGKQTKELWQRISLEMATFSP from the exons GTTATATTCCTGCCTGGCTAACGGGAGTCCGGATGAATTCCAACGTGGAGAGCAGCTGTACAGGATCAGAGCTGTCAAAGACCCCCTGCAGATCG GTTTCCATCTCAGTGCTACCGTGGTGACCAGTCAGTCCGGTCAGTCCAAAGGGGCCTACAATGTGGCGGTCATGTTTGATCGCTGCCGCATCACTTCCTGCAGCTGCACCTGTGGCGCCGGGGCTAAATGGTGCGCCCACGTGGTGGCTCTCTGCCTCTTCAGGATCCACAAT gcatcagcagtgtgtctgagggcTCCGGTCTCTGAGTCTTTGTCCAGGCTGCAGAGGGACCAGCTCCAGAAGTTCGCCCAGTACCTCATCAGTGAGCTGCCTCAGCAG ATCCTTCCCACAGCTCAGCGGCTGCTGGACGAGCTGCTGTCCTCTCAGTCTACTGCCATCAACACTGTGTGTGGAGCTCCAG atCCCACAGCAGGCCCTTCAGCTTCAGACCAGAGCACTTGGTATTTGGACGAGTCGACCCTCAGCGACAACATCAAAAAGACTCTGCACAAGTTCTGTGGGCCCTCACCTGTCGTCTTCAG TGATGTGAACTCCATGTACCTGTCATCCACGGAGCCGCCAGCCGCCGCTGAATGGGCGTGTCTGCTGCGGCCCCTGAGGGGCCGAGAGCCGGAGGGCATCTGGAACCTCCTGTCTATCGTCAGGGAGATGTTCAAGAGACGAGACAGCAACGCCGCCCCGCTGCTGGAGATTCTCACTGAACAGTGCCTCACCTATGAACAG atcaTCAGCTGGTGGTACAGCGTTCGGACCTCAGCGTCCCACAGCAGCGCCAGTGGCCACACGGGACGCAGCAACGGCCAGTCGGAGGTGGCGGCTCACGCCTGTGCCAGCATGTGTGATGAGATGGTGGTGCTGTGGAGGCTGGCGGTGCTCGACCCCACTATGAGCCCCTGCAG GCGTCTGGAACTAGCAGGCCAGCTGAAGCAGTGGCACCTGAAAGTTATAGAGATAGTGAAGCGGGGACAACATCGCAAGTCCCTGGATAAACTGTTCCAGGGCTTCAAGCCCGCTGTGGAGTCCTGCTATTTCAACTGGGAGGTGGCCTACCCACTGGACGGCATCACCTACTGCAGCGCTGATAAGAAGAGCGCCACATTCTGCTGGTCCAGGGCAGTGCAGCACCAGAGGGGGGTCAAAGCTGCTGCAGGGGCAGGCGGGGAGCCTCCTGAAccg gggagggggagaggtgaAGGCGGAGCTGGAGGAGATTATAAAGGAAGAGGTCACTCGTCCCAACAGGAGGTGGCAGTGCGACCCAAGGAGACCATACTGACCAAGAGGAAAGGTCTGTCAGTGAGCGGAGGGGGAGGGATGCTGGTCCGTCTGGGAGGGGGCGTCTCACTGTCCCTGGAAGACGGAGGAGGGAAGTGCATGTACAAAGGGCCGGGCTCCTCCTCGGGCGGGAAGCTGAAACTGACACAGGGAGGCGGGAAGGGGGCATCTGTAGGTGGTccaggaggaagtggagggacAGGAGGTGGTAAGCATGCTGGTGCCAAGCGGAGAACCAGCAGTGAAGACAGCTCCCTGGAGCCGGATCTGGCCGAGCTCAGCCTGGACGATGGTTGCAGTCTGGCTCTCG CGGAGGCCAGCAACACCTTTGAGTTTCTCCCCCCGCCACCCGAGATGCTGCCCTCCCCGAGCCCGCTGCTCCGAGACTCCCGTAAGTACAGCAACAGCAACGGGGGGGGCAAAATGTTTGAGGCGAAGCGTGTCAGCCATGCCTCAACTGcacttcctgctgcagagccTGCTCCACCACACACAGTGCTGGTTGTTATGGACATGCCCAGCGCTGCAGAGAAGGAAGCGGAGCCGGAGGTGACGCCTGCCCAGAACAAAGATGAAGATGTAGACTCGGCTGGCAGTAACCAACCTTCCACCTCAACCACCACGGTAAAATCAGGCACCACTCAACCGTCTGTCAAGCCACTGAGGGCCCGCAGAGAGGCGTCCTCTGGTGGAGCAGTAGCAGGGAGCggggcagcagctgcaggaggactGGTCAACCAAGGAGCGGAGGCAGCGagtggagctgcaggaggagaagctgtgGGTGAGGACGACTATCAAGCGTACTACCTGAGTGCTGCCTCAGAGGAGGGAGCAGATAGACAGCTGGCTGAAAACCACCAGGAGGAGGAGCCAGACATCTTTGCAGGGATGAATCCtctggagcaggaggagcacaTGGAG gtGCTGTTTGCGTGTGCCGAGGCCCTCCATGCTCATGGTTACAGTAATGAGGCGTGCCGGCTGGCCGTGGAGCTGGCCAGAGACCTGTTAGCCAACCCTCCAGACCTGAAAGTGGAGCAGCCACAGACTAAA GGTAAGAAGAGCAAGGTGTCAACCAGCCGTCAGACGCAGGTGGCCACTAACACGCTGTCAAAGGCCGCCTTCCTCCTCACTGTTCTCAGTGAACGACTGGAGCTCCACAACCTGGCCTTCAGCACCGGCATGTTCTCCCTGGAACTCCAGAGACCACCGGCATCTACCAAAGCTCTGGAG GTGAAGCTGGCCTACCAGGAGTCGGAGGTGGTGTCTCTGCTGAAGAAGATTCCTCTGGGCCTGGTGGAGATGTCGGccatcagagagagaggagagcagctcCGAGACGGAAACTTCTGTGATTACAGACCTGTGCTGCCTCTCATGTTGGCCAGCTTCATCTTCGATGTGCTGTGCACCCCAG TTGTGTCCCCAACGG TCCGTCCGCCAAGCCGCAACCGTAACAACGAGATGCCCGGTGATGAGGAGCTGGGCTTTGAGGCTGCCGTTGCTGCTCTTG GTATGAAGACCACAGTAAGTGAGGCGGAGCATCCTCTGCTTTGTGAAGGAACCAGACGGGTGAAAGGGGACCTGGCTCTGGCTCTCATGATCACCTATAAGGACGACCAGAGTAAACTCAAGAAG ATACTGGATAAATTATTGGACAGGGAGAGTCAGACCCACAAGCCCCAGACTCTGAGCTCCTTCTACTCCAGCAAGCCGGCAGCTGGCAGCCAGCGCAGCCCGTCCAAGCACACTGCTGCCGGCCACGGCGGGGCCGCGGGGGGAGTCTCCAAACACGCGCCTGCGTCTTCGTCGGCGACCGCCATCGCCACCTCTTCTTCCGGCTCTCCCTCTGCCGCAGCAGTGGCGGGTGAAGAGGCAGCTCATCAGGCCGATCTGAACACAGTGCAGAACAACAGTACAGCAGGAGAGAGCACTGCTGAGACCAGGGAGCACG TGTCAGATGGGCCTCCTTTATCGAGTGACCAGCAGAATGAAACGGCTCCTTTCAAGCTGGAGGCCACGGTGCCCAGTCGGCTGGCACTGGGGGCACGCTGTGGCTACAACCAGCGCTGCTGGGGCTCTCCTGTCcggcagaagaagaaacacaccG GCATGGCGAGCATCGACAGCAGCGCTCCGGAGACCACCTCGGACAGCTCGCCCACTCTCAGCCGCCGGCCGCTCCGGGGAGGCTGGGCAGCCACATCTTGGGGGCGGGGCCAGGACAGCGACAGCATCAGCAGCTCTTCGTCTGATTCGCtgggctcctcctcctcaagcGGCTCTCGCAGggcagggggcggggccaggGCCAAGAGCACCGACACCAGCAG GTACAAAGGGCGACGACCGGAGTGCCATGCCCCCCACGTGCCCAACCAGCCATCGGAGGCAGCAGCCCATTTTTACTTCGAGCTGGCCAAGACAGTGCTGATCAAAGCCGGAGGaaactcctccacctccatcttcaCCCAGCCCTCAGCCAGCGGGGGCCACCAGGGACCCCACAGAAACCTGCACCTGTGTGCCTTTGAAATCGGCCTGTACGCTCTTGGCCTCCACAACTTTGTCTCGCCCAACTGGCTGTCCAGGACCTACTCCTCCCATGTGTCCTGGATCACTG gCCAGGCCATGGAGATCGGCAGCGCCGCCCTCAACATTTTGGTGGAGTGTTGGGACGGCCACCTCACCCCTCCAGAGGTGGCGTCCCTCGCCGACCGAGCATCGCGGGCCCGGGACCCCAACATGGTTCGGGCGGCAGCGGAGCTGGCCCTGAGCTGCCTGCCTCACGCCCATGCCCTCAATCCTAATGAAATCCAGAGAGCCCTGGTGCAGTGCAAAGAGCAG GACAACTTGATGCTGGAGAAGGCCTGCATGGCAGTAGAGGAAGCGGCCAAGGGCGGAGGAGTGTACCCCGAGGTTCTGTTTGAGGTGGCTCACCAGTGGTACTGGCTGTACGAGCAGTCTGTGGGTGGGGGCTCAGGCCAGCAGCgggagacctccgggcgctgcGGGGCCAACGGGGGCTCGGGCAGGAGGCCCCCGGAGACCAGCTGCGTTGTCCTCGACGCCGGCGCCAACATGGATTCGGTGGGGGTGGCGACGGTCACGGCCTCGGTCACCACAGCGGCCGTCGTGCCCGTCATCTCTGTGGGCTCCACCATCTATCAGTCCCACGCCATGCCGGGGCAGGCCATGGCTCACCCCCACAGCCAGGGCCTCCACCCCTACACCACCATTCAGGCCCACCTCCCCACCGTCTGCACCCCCCAGTACCTGGGACACCCTCTGCAGCACGTCCCCCGGCCCACCGTCTTCCCTGTAGCTGGGGCTGCATATCCACAG GGAATGCACCCAGCCTTCATTGGGGCCCAGTATCCGTTCGCCATGGCCACTGTCCCGCAGCCTCCGATGACAGCCACGGCTGTGACCTTCCCCGGTGTCCCCGTACCGTCCATGACTCAGATCGCCGTCCACCCGTACCACGCTGAGACGGGCCTGCCCCTCAGCACCACCGTAGCAG TAGGCAGCGTCCACTCTGGCCCCACCATCCAGGCCATACAGGGGACGGCCAtgccctccctctcctcccagcCCGGCTCATTGGTCAGCACTCCTTTCCCAGCAGAGGACGAGCAGCATAGTCAGCCAATCAGCCAGCAGGGCCTGCACTACCTGCATTCTGCCTACAGAGTTG GCATGCTGGCATTGGAGATGCTGGGCAGGAGGGCTCACAATGACCACCCCAACAACTTCTCCAGGAGCCCGCCTTACACCGAGGACGTCAAATGGCTGCTGGGACTGGCTGCGAGGCTAG GAGTCAACTACGTGTACCAGTTCTGTGTCGGAGCAGCAAAAGGCGTCCTCAGTCCGTTCGTCCTGCAGGAGATCATCATGGAGGCTCTGCAGAGGCTGAACCCCGCCCACATCCACGCCCACCTCCGAACGCCTGCGTTCCACCAGCTCGTCCAGCGCTGCCAACAGGCCTACCTGCAG tacATCCACCACCGGCTCATCCACCTGACGCCGGCCGACTACGACGACTTTGTCAACATCATCCGCAGCGCGCGCGGCGCTTTCTGCCTGACGCCCGTGGGCATGATGCAGTTCAACGATGTGCTGCAGAACCTGAAGAGAGGCAAGCAGACCAAGGAGCTGTGGCAGCGCATCTCCCTAGAGATGGCCACCTTCTCCCCCTGA